A window of Panicum virgatum strain AP13 chromosome 8K, P.virgatum_v5, whole genome shotgun sequence contains these coding sequences:
- the LOC120646453 gene encoding E3 ubiquitin-protein ligase RNF167-like: MEAAAGEWLMMAVWYFGQGLIYGSLLAIAILLISEALAAIQRWRSKLAGERLLDTIPDIPYHPLPDNDVSPSSCVICIEEYERGERCLVMPGCAHMFHRQCMRKWLRQGNPTCPICRATLLLAPAAAEEERRISTAEDMV, from the coding sequence ATggaagcagcagcaggggaGTGGCTGATGATGGCCGTGTGGTATTTTGGCCAGGGCCTCATCTACGGTTCTCTTCTTGCGATAGCAATCTTACTAATCTCCGAGGCGCTGGCCGCCATCCAACGCTGGCGCAgcaagctcgccggcgagcgcctgcTGGACACCATACCCGACATCCCGTACCACCCGCTGCCCGATAATGATGTGTCGCCGTCGTCGTGCGTGATCTGCATCGAGGAGTACGAGCGCGGCGAGAGGTGCCTCGTCATGCCAGGATGCGCTCACATGTTCCACAGACAATGCATGCGCAAGTGGCTGCGTCAAGGCAacccaacctgcccaatctgtAGAGCAACCCTGCTACtcgcgccagcagcagcagaagaagaacGACGTATTAGCACGGCAGAGGACATGGTGTAG
- the LOC120646454 gene encoding RING finger protein 215-like translates to MDACLLALFVIAAVLVIICLLCCTNNHNQDQQQANARLPEEIDAHTKSIAIALLNRVTYPRRRNAAAGGDPDPSAAETLVAEDCAICLGPFEDGDLCSIMPVCRHEFHRDCIVNWLLMANNNTCPLCRAQLQWSAVAENMV, encoded by the coding sequence ATGGACGCCTGCTTGCTTGCTCTCTTCGTCATCGCAGCAGTGCTTGTCATCATCTGCTTGTTGTGCTGCACGAACAATCATAATCAAGACCAGCAGCAGGCGAACGCCCGGCTGCCGGAGGAGATAGACGCGCACACCAAATCCATCGCCATCGCCTTGCTGAACCGCGTCACGTATCCTCGCCGCCgtaacgccgccgccggcggtgatCCTGATCCATCAGCAGCAGAAACACTAGTAGCAGAGGACTGCGCGATTTGCCTGGGCCCGTTTGAGGACGGCGACCTGTGCAGCATCATGCCAGTCTGCCGCCACGAGTTCCACAGGGACTGCATCGTCAACTGGTTATTAATGGCCAACAACAACACATGTCCCCTGTGCAGGGCTCAACTGCAATGGTCAGCTGTTGCTGAAAACATGGTGTAG
- the LOC120646456 gene encoding probable E3 ubiquitin-protein ligase ATL45, with the protein MMMDWGAFSDWIAWGLLVCSFLVVLAVALTALVVILHHAITYLGRRFGKAPPPPFIEDLLQSIPDVAYQELPDAGGDDRDSCVICVTPYEAGEACSVLPGCTHMFHKPCVARWLRKKNTCPLCRATVGVPAHPHPPPRQPNLVNAAENAV; encoded by the coding sequence ATGATGATGGACTGGGGCGCTTTCTCCGATTGGATCGCCTGGGGCTTGCTCGTCTGCTCTTTCCTCGTCGTGCTGGCCGTTGCCCTCACGGCGCTCGTCGTCATCCTCCACCACGCCATCACATATCTTGGGCGGCGCTTCGgcaaggcgccgccgccgccgttcatcGAGGACCTGCTCCAGAGCATCCCGGACGTGGCGTACCAGGAGCTACCTGACGCCGGCGGAGACGACAGGGACTCGTGCGTCATCTGCGTCACGCCCTACGAGGCCGGCGAGGCCTGCAGCGTCCTGCCCGGCTGCACCCACATGTTCCACAAGCCCTGCGTCGCCAGGTGGCTGCGCAAGAAGAACACCTGCCCGCTATGCAGGGCCACGGTAGGCGTGCCGGCACACCCACACCCACCACCACGGCAGCCCAACCTAGTCAACGCCGCAGAGAACGCGGTGTAG